In one Paramormyrops kingsleyae isolate MSU_618 chromosome 18, PKINGS_0.4, whole genome shotgun sequence genomic region, the following are encoded:
- the LOC140577611 gene encoding protein mono-ADP-ribosyltransferase PARP14-like has translation MEDFLYPVEVEGEWGCPNQKVKTKLQIYFQSKKKSNGGDCVVEYNEVTRRFIVRFKSDEVRRKVLEKGDHETTIENKEVKLRVNSSVSSTQAEPPQTEGETSKLSDIQGSGSQADGDLPTGAEGSPQQPVIVLEKVTENFTEEMLVLMVENISDLTEADFSLEMIYERQTAVVSFKNTNDATQFLLKCGKNNRFQQSGFNARLLERTRSVRVENLPPHVMEDMLQLYFERKKEGGGDIEDIKMIPEEQAAIVTFLDPEVTETIRGRKHHISKVPVNVYPFYTSIGTALYGKDRPRWKLPDPFTESIHPAAWKFLQKRNEIRTISKEMSKYFCEVHLDTSDVKLTPLPTLLKQKCLSVKHIDSWKKNATDAFQNIMTKYKTTECVVNNPVWTVAEKEISSVAKQDVILLHDQTKGVLTVAGLVQDVDRLKQVVEGIVHKVTNQIERATQIVSEELQVPPGMFYILQQDGLQQEASHYPEMTYAYKSDVKKLILSGLPLEVLHLKSWIFEHQLKMKQKQVEIEPDILSFLSAVNSEEMSSHLFTSCGIAAVYGVDGSNVVLTGNSDKTLADAQRRLRDALTFQNIVVKDQAVLSRPEWQILHEKLKDTYSSSKKNTVTIKLTAQDRITVSGFCEDVKEVCESLSDFINRYTRVQEVVQVQSAAVVKFIQEKKIQTASDGDLPTGAEGSPQQPVIFLEKVTENFTEEMLVFMVENISDLTEADFSLEMIYERQTAVVSFKNTNDATQFLLKCGKNNRFQKYGFNARLLERTRSVRVENLPPHVMEDILQLYFERKKEGGGDIEAIKMIPEEQAAIVTFLDPEVTETIRRRKHHIYQVPVNIYPFYTSIGTALYGKDRPRWKLPDPFTESIHPAAWKFLQKRNEIRTISKEMSKYFCEVHLDTSDVKLTPLPTLLKQKCLSVKHIDSWKKNATDAFQNIMTKYKTSECVVNNPVWTVAEKEISSLAKQDVILLHDQTKGVLTVAGLVQDVDRLKQVVEGIVHKVTNQIERATQSVSEELQVPPGMFYILQQDGLQQEASHYPEMTYAYKSDVKKLILSGLPLEVLHLKSWIFEHQLKMKQKQVEIEPDILSFLSAVNSEEMSSHLFTSCGIAAVYGIDGSNVVLTGNSDKTLADAQRRLRDTLTFQNIAVKDQAVLRRPEWQILHKKLKDTYSSSKKNTVTIKLTAQDRITVSGFCEDVKEVCESLSDFINKDTRVQEVVQVQSAAVVKFIQEKKIQTWKTFLTSKDAEVFFESKRPRIQLNGTQYSVQEVKSFFQKIVNSLHVDFLKIVKPGATKYFLEKQNVFSTLILRDTNCMVVLQEDVIPEEMEKCFRRQFADYKLTQRGRYGQHDEFPQATGPTIPLQQSSSGFFSQISTPSLGVYMMRVGSLMLEVSSGDITKQNTDAIVNSSNESFTLKTGVSRAILMAAGFAVEDECKRLGSQPHKGYLLTQSGQLSCKNIIHIVGQTDPNKIKEVVYKVLQVCEEKRFISVSFPAIGTGAGGVSPSLVADAMINTVVDFEKIKKGQSLKCVKIVVFQAGMMADFHRSLKTKEGTDQPEENSIFSRIKDTITNVFGGISVPPEVEEDFTIVGEKFAPAIFQFCGESHEEVSKAKKYVQDLIMKEQMEHTIKDSCIGLFTQEDCRKLQVLQKKLTVSIHLEKRGADSVIQLEGLSRDVLTANDSIKEMMRKVESLDRRKREAALVGAMVEWQHDSSGTFLSFDSFTNLILEQAFDSRCTKVKININNLEYMADLTSMEAVSGRQIVKLKRKEKKVVEGLLGDWDDMKGYELLEVTLGTSSTEYQQVEAEFRKTGLSNQIIKIVRIQNNTLWKNYQIKKDGMDKKNKHSNNERWLFHGTCATTISHINSQGFNRSYAGKNAAMIGNGTYFAVDPKYSASHTYSKPDAQGHKNMYWARVLVGDFTQGSAGLVVPPVKRSGNGSDLYDSVVDNVGSPQMFVIFHDVQAYPEYLITFH, from the exons ATGGAGGATTTTCTGTATCCAGTTGAAGTTGAAGGCGAGTGGGGTTGCCCAAATCAAAAAGTGAAGACCAAGCTTCAAATATACTTTCAAAGTAAGAAAAAATCTAACGGAGGAGACTGTGTGGTTGAATACAACGAGGTTACCAGAAGATTTATCGTCCGTTTCAAATCTGATGAGG TTAGGAGGAAAGTGCTAGAGAAAGGAGACCATGAAACTACGATAGAAAACAAGGAAGTGAAACTACGCGTTAATTCTTCGGTGAGCTCTACGCAAGCAGAGCCGCCTCAGACG gAAGGAGAGACCAGTAAGTTATCAG ATATTCAAGGTTCGGGCTCACAGGCTGATGGTGATCTTCCGACAGGAGCTGAGGGGTCTCCCCAGCAGCCTGTTATTGTTCTAGAAAAGGTGACAGAGAACTTCACTGAAGAAATGCTGGTCCTCATGGTGGAGAACATCAGTGATCTGACAGAGGCTGATTTCAGTCTGGAAATGATATATGAGAGACAGACAGCTGTCGTATCTTTCAAAAACACCAATG ATGCTACACAGTTCCTGTTGAAGTGTGGAAAGAACAACAGATTCCAGCAGTCTGGATTCAATGCCAGGCTTCTGGAGCGTACCAGGAGTGTGAGGGTAGAGAATCTGCCCCCTCATGTTATGGAGGATATGCTACAACTTTACTTTGAGAGGAAGAaggaaggaggaggagacaTAGAGGACATCAAAATGATTCCTGAAGAACAAGCCGCCATAGTCACCTTTCTGGACCCTGAAG tcaCAGAAACCATACGAGGAAGGAAGCATCACATTTCAAAAGTCCCTGTAAATGTTTATCCCTTCTATACGTCTATCGGAACAGCCCTATATGGAAAAGACAGACCAAGATGGAAGTTGCCTGATCCTTTTACTGAAAGTATTCATCCTGCTGCATGGAAATTTCTGCAAAAGAGAAATGAAATTAGAACCATCAGCAAAGAAATGAGTAAATACTTCTGTGAAGTGCACCTGGATACTTCTGATGTCAAACTCACTCCTTTGCCTACTTTGCTAAAACAGAAGTGTTTGTCAGTGAAGCACATAGACAGCTGGAAAAAGAATGCGACAGACGCATTCCAGAACATAATGACCAAGTACAAGACCACTGAATGTGTTGTGAATAACCCTGTGTGGACGGTGGCTGAAAAGGAAATTTCCTCGGTAGCAAAACAAGATGTCATCCTACTGCATGATCAGACCAAAGGGGTTCTGACAGTTGCAGGCTTAGTTCAAGATGTTGATCGGCTGAAGCAAGTGGTTGAGGGAATCGTGCACAAAGTCACCAATCAAATAGAGAGAGCGACTCAAATAGTCTCTGAAGAGCTGCAAGTGCCCCCAGGCATGTTCTACATACTGCAGCAAGATGGCCTCCAGCAGGAAGCCAGTCATTACCCAGAGATGACTTATGCATACAAATCTGATGTCAAGAAGCTGATTCTGTCTGGTTTACCTCTTGAAGTGCTTCACTTGAAAAGTTGGATTTTTGAACATCAGCTGAAAATGAAACAGAAGCAGGTGGAGATTGAACCTGATATTTTGAGTTTTCTCAGTGCTGTCAACAGTGAAGAGATGTCGTCTCACCTCTTTACCTCTTGCGGCATCGCTGCTGTATACGGGGTTGATGGTTCCAACGTGGTGCTGACTGGAAATTCTGACAAGACTCTGGCTGACGCTCAGCGACGACTGAGGGATGCTCTGACATTTCAGAATATTGTCGTTAAGGACCAGGCTGTCTTGAGCAGACCTGAGTGGCAGATATTACACGAAAAGTTAAAGGACACTTACAGCTCATCTAAGAAGAACACAGTGACCATAAAGCTTACTGCCCAAGATAGAATCACAGTGTCTGGATTTTGTGAAGATGTGAAAGAAGTCTGTGAAAGCCTGTCTGATTTTATCAACAGATATACACGCGTGCAAGAGGTTGTCCAAGTCCAATCTGCTGCAGTCGTAAAATTTATTCAAGAGAAGAAAATACAGACAGCATCTGATGGTGACCTTCCGACAGGAGCTGAGGGGTCTCCCCAGCAGCCTGTTATTTTTCTAGAAAAGGTGACAGAGAACTTCACTGAAGAAATGCTGGTCTTCATGGTGGAGAACATCAGTGATCTGACAGAGGCTGATTTCAGTCTGGAAATGATATatgagagacagacagcagtCGTATCTTTCAAAAACACCAATG ATGCTACACAGTTCCTGTTGAAATGTGGAAAGAACAACAGATTCCAGAAGTATGGATTCAATGCCAGGCTTCTGGAGCGTACCAGGAGTGTGAGGGTAGAGAATCTGCCCCCTCATGTTATGGAGGATATACTACAACTTTACTTTGAGAGGAAGAaggaaggaggaggagacaTAGAGGCCATCAAAATGATTCCTGAAGAACAAGCCGCCATAGTCACCTTTCTGGACCCAGAAG tcaCAGAAACCATACGAAGAAGGAAGCATCACATTTATCAAGTCCCTGTAAATATTTATCCCTTCTATACGTCTATCGGAACAGCCCTATATGGAAAAGACAGACCAAGATGGAAGTTGCCTGATCCTTTTACTGAAAGTATTCATCCTGCTGCATGGAAATTTCTGCAAAAGAGAAATGAAATTAGAACCATCAGCAAAGAAATGAGTAAATACTTCTGTGAAGTGCACCTGGATACTTCTGATGTCAAACTCACTCCTTTGCCTACTTTGCTAAAACAGAAGTGTTTGTCAGTCAAGCACATAGACAGCTGGAAAAAGAATGCGACAGACGCATTCCAGAACATAATGACCAAGTACAAGACCAGTGAATGCGTTGTGAATAACCCTGTGTGGACGGTGGCTGAAAAGGAAATTTCCTCGTTAGCAAAACAAGACGTCATCCTACTGCATGATCAGACCAAAGGGGTTCTGACAGTTGCAGGCTTAGTTCAAGATGTTGATCGGCTGAAGCAAGTGGTTGAGGGAATCGTGCACAAAGTCACCAATCAAATAGAGAGAGCGACTCAAAGTGTCTCTGAAGAGCTGCAAGTGCCCCCAGGCATGTTCTACATACTGCAGCAAGATGGCCTCCAGCAGGAAGCCAGTCATTACCCAGAGATGACTTATGCATACAAATCTGATGTCAAGAAGCTGATTCTGTCTGGTTTACCTCTTGAAGTGCTTCACTTGAAAAGTTGGATTTTTGAACATCAGCTGAAAATGAAACAGAAGCAGGTGGAGATTGAACCTGATATTTTGAGTTTTCTCAGTGCTGTCAACAGTGAAGAGATGTCGTCTCACCTCTTTACCTCTTGCGGCATCGCTGCTGTTTACGGGATTGATGGTTCCAACGTGGTGCTGACTGGAAATTCTGACAAGACTCTGGCTGACGCTCAGCGACGACTGAGGGATACTCTGACATTTCAGAATATTGCCGTTAAGGACCAGGCTGTCTTGCGAAGACCTGAGTGGCAGATATTACACAAAAAGTTAAAGGACACTTACAGCTCATCTAAGAAGAACACAGTGACCATAAAGCTTACTGCCCAAGATAGAATCACAGTGTCTGGATTTTGTGAAGATGTGAAAGAAGTCTGTGAAAGCCTGTCTGATTTTATCAACAAAGATACACGTGTGCAAGAGGTTGTCCAAGTCCAATCTGCTGCAGTCGTAAAATTTATTCAAGAGAAGAAAATACAGACTTGGAAGACTTTTCTAACCTCTAAAGATGCTGAGGTCTTTTTTGAGTCAAAGAGACCCCGTATACAACTGAATGGAACACAGTACTCTGTCCAGGAAGTGAAGAGCTTCTTTCAAAAAATAGTAAACTCTCTTCATGTAGATTTCCTGAAGATTGTCAAACCTGGAGCAACGAAATATTTTCTGGAGAAACAAAACGTGTTCAGCACCTTGATTCTGAGGGATACTAACTGCATGGTGGTGTTGCAGGAGGACGTGATACCGGAGGAAATGGAGAAA TGTTTCAGAAGACAGTTTGCAGACTACAAGCTGACCCAAAGGGGGCGATACGGGCAGCATGATGAATTTCCACAAGCCACTGGCCCCACTATTCCTTTGCAACAGAGCTCCTCAG GATTCTTTAGCCAAATCTCTACACCATCCCTGGGTGTGTATATGATGCGTGTAGGAAGCCTGATGTTGGAGGTGTCCTCTGGAGACATCACCAAGCAGAACACGGACGCCATTGTCAACtcctctaatgaatcattcacTCTCAAAACAG GTGTTTCCAGAGCAATTCTGATGGCAGCTGGCTTTGCTGTGGAGGATGAATGTAAAAGGTTGG GTTCCCAGCCACACAAGGGTTATTTACTCACCCAGTCGGGACAGCTGTCCTGTAAAAACATAATTCACATTGTCGGGCAGACTGACCCCAATAAAATCAAGGAGGTGGTCTACAAGGTGCTTCAGGTGTGTGAAGAGAAGCGGTTTATTTCCGTCTCTTTTCCGGCCATCGGCACTG GTGCTGGAGGAGTAAGCCCATCTCTGGTGGCAGATGCCATGATAAATACTGTGGTAGACTTTGAGAAGATCAAGAAGGGACAGTCTCTGAAGTGTGTGAAGATCGTAGTTTTCCAAGCAGGGATGATGGCCGACTTTCACAGGAGCCTGAAGACGAAAGAAGGCACAGATCAGCCAGAGGAGAACAGTATATTCTCAAGAATAAAAG ACACAATTACTAATGTGTTTGGAGGTATCAGTGTTCCACCTGAAGTCGAGGAAGATTTCACCATAGTAGGAGAAAAGTTCGCTCCAGCCATATTTCAGTTTTGCGGAGAGAGCCACGAGGAGGTGTCCAAGGCCAAGAAGTATGTCCAGGACCTCATCATGAAAGAACAAATGGAACATACCATCAAGGACAGTTGTATCGGCTTATTCACTCAGGAGGACTGTAGGAAGCTTCAGGTCCTGCAGAAGAAGTTGACAGTGAGCATTCATCTAGAGAAGCGAGGTGCTGACTCCGTCATCCAACTAGAGGGCCTCTCCAGAGATGTTTTGACAGCCAATGATAGTATTAAGGAAATGATGCGCAAGGTGGAGAGTTTGGACAGACGCAAGCGTGAAGCAGCCCTTGTGGGTGCCATGGTGGAGTGGCAGCATGACTCTTCCGGAACATTCCTTTCTTTTGACTCCTTCACCAATCTTATCCTTGAACAGGCCTTTGATAGCCGTTGTACTAAAGTTaaaataaacatcaataatttgGAATATATGGCTGATTTAACTTCTATGGAAGCTGTCAGTGGAAGACAAATTGTCAAgctcaaaagaaaagaaaagaaag TTGTGGAAGGTCTTCTGGGTGATTGGGATGACATGAAAGGTTATGAACTGCTTGAAGTGACCCTGGGAACCAGCTCTACAGAATACCAACAAGTAGAGGCCGAATTCAGGAAGACCGGTCTAAGCAACCAGATTATTAAG ATTGTAAGGATCCAGAATAACACACTCTGGAAAAACTACCAGATCAAGAAGGATGGTATGGACAAGAAGAACAAACACAGCAATAATGAGAGATGGCTTTTCCATGGGACATGTGCAACTACCATCTCTCACATCAATAGCCAGGGTTTCAATCGCAGTTATGCTGGCAAAAATG CTGCAATGATAGGCAATGGGACTTACTTTGCTGTGGATCCCAAGTACTCAGCCAGCCACACCTACTCCAAGCCTGATGCCCAGGGGCACAAGAACATGTACTGGGCCAGAGTGCTAGTGGGGGACTTCACTCAGGGGTCAGCGGGTCTGGTTGTCCCCCCAGTCAAACGTTCAGGGAATGGTTCTGATTTATATGACAGCGTTGTGGACAATGTCGGCAGCCCACAAATGTTTGTCATATTTCATGATGTGCAGGCTTACCCTGAATACCTGATTACCTTCCACTAA